A window of Neorhizobium galegae bv. orientalis str. HAMBI 540 genomic DNA:
TCCGCATGAAGGTCGTCGATCGCCAAGCGGCGACTGTCACGGCGGAAGCCGCCGGCGGTACGCGGCTTCATCTTTCCCAGGACCTGTTCGGCCCGATCAAGGACGATTTCATCCTGGCCTGCCGCGCCGACGGGCTTGCGGTCCGCCGCGAGGGCGAAGGCATCCCGGCGGTGCTCGGGACGCGCACCTATCTCGGTCGTGCCTATCAATACAAATGCGAAACCGCTGCCGGCGAAATCACTGCCAATGGCCCGCTTTCCGACCCGCTGGATGCCGGCGCAAGGGCAGTCCTCGCGCCGCTGCCGGAACAGTGCTGCATCCTCGATCCGGAAGGCTGAGCCAGGAATAACATAAGCATGGAGCCGTTTGGGCGGGTCGTTGACGCAGGTCAAACCCCCGACGCGGTCCGTATGTCAGCACATCATGGTCACAATCCTTCAACCGGCAGCGCATTTGCGCTGTGAGGCCAAAGACCATGAATTACGTCTCAGAAACACTCTGGCTGGCAATCGGCACCTTCCTGGCGTTGCTCGCGGCCGCTTATACCCATGACAGCCTGTTTGCAGCCCATATGTGGGTCCTGTTCTTCGTGCTGCTGATCAGCACGGTCGTTTTGACGCGCAGGATTTCCTTCGCGCCGCGGGCGTCTGCGATAAGCCTGCCGTCAAAATCCGAATATTTCGACGAGGTGGTGAAATACGGCACCATCGCCACGGTTTTTTGGGGCGTCGTCGGTTTTCTGGTCGGCGTCGTCATCGCTCTTCAGCTTGCCTTTCCGGACCTGAACGTCGAACCCTGGTTCAATTTCGGCCGCCTGCGGCCGCTACACACATCCGGTGTCGTCTTCGCCTTCGGCGGCAATGCGCTGATCGCCACGTCCCTCTTCGTGGTCCAGCGCACCTGTCGAGCCCGCCTTTTCGGCGGCAATCTCGCCTGGTACGTGTTCTGGGGCTATCAGCTCTTCATCGTCATGGCGGCGACCGGCTATCTGCTCGGCATCACGCAGGGCCGAGAATATGCCGAACCGGAATGGTATGTGGACCTCTTCCTGACCGTCGTCTGGGTCGCTTATCTCGTCGTTTTCCTCGGCACGATCCTGAAGCGCAAGGAGCCGCATATCTACGTGGCGAACTGGTTCTATCTCGCCTTCATCGTGACGATCGCCATGCTGCACGTGGTGAATAACCTCGCGGTCCCGGTCTCCTTCCTCGGCGTGAAGAGCTATTCGGCCTTTTCGGGCGTGCAGGATGCCCTGACCCAGTGGTGGTACGGGCATAACGCGGTCGGGTTCTTCCTGACCGCGGGTTTCCTCGGCATGATGTATTATTTCGTGCCGAAGCAGGTCAATCGCCCGGTCTATTCCTACCGCCTGTCGATCATCCACTTCTGGGCGCTGATCTTCCTCTATATCTGGG
This region includes:
- the ccoN gene encoding cytochrome-c oxidase, cbb3-type subunit I, whose translation is MNYVSETLWLAIGTFLALLAAAYTHDSLFAAHMWVLFFVLLISTVVLTRRISFAPRASAISLPSKSEYFDEVVKYGTIATVFWGVVGFLVGVVIALQLAFPDLNVEPWFNFGRLRPLHTSGVVFAFGGNALIATSLFVVQRTCRARLFGGNLAWYVFWGYQLFIVMAATGYLLGITQGREYAEPEWYVDLFLTVVWVAYLVVFLGTILKRKEPHIYVANWFYLAFIVTIAMLHVVNNLAVPVSFLGVKSYSAFSGVQDALTQWWYGHNAVGFFLTAGFLGMMYYFVPKQVNRPVYSYRLSIIHFWALIFLYIWAGPHHLHYTALPDWAQTLGMVFSIMLWMPSWGGMINGLMTLSGAWDKIRTDPIVRMMIIAIAFYGMSTFEGPMMSIKAVNSLSHYTDWTIGHVHSGALGWVGMITFGAVYYMTPKLWNRERLYSLDLVNWHFWLATLGIVVYAAVMWVAGVQQGLMWREYDNQGFLVYSFAETVAAMFPYYLLRAVGGAMYLAGGLIMAFNVTMTILGYQRQERVRGGVSPAALQPAE